In the genome of Microbacterium saperdae, one region contains:
- a CDS encoding nucleoside hydrolase produces the protein MNGAPLLLIETDVYSDVDDIGALAVACALSAAGRAKILSIGVNTPSRFGPLAVRALLDELACDAPIGDLGWRDDSVYSHDFARFVAETFAHADRAESAEPEPAWRVHRRALAGAASESVTAISLGLFDNFVALLDSPPDELSPLTGRELVHDRVHRTVAMAGTFPTGTEFNMAYSPALSARFLDEWPTPIDFLGYEVGVSVISGRHVSQQSTSVVGASYRHFTGAGRGRESWDPLTVLLAVPPLQPMFRLSAAGRVSVSATGANAFDADPHGRHRYAIATADDETLARAVDSHLK, from the coding sequence ATGAACGGCGCACCTCTGCTCCTCATCGAGACCGACGTCTACAGCGACGTCGACGATATCGGTGCACTGGCGGTCGCCTGCGCGCTCTCCGCCGCCGGCCGCGCGAAGATCCTGTCCATCGGTGTCAACACCCCGAGCAGATTCGGCCCGCTGGCCGTGCGCGCCCTGCTCGACGAACTCGCCTGCGACGCCCCCATCGGCGACCTCGGCTGGCGCGACGACTCCGTCTACAGCCACGATTTCGCACGCTTCGTGGCAGAGACGTTCGCGCACGCCGATCGAGCGGAAAGCGCGGAGCCCGAGCCCGCCTGGAGGGTGCACCGCCGGGCTCTCGCCGGCGCGGCCAGCGAATCGGTCACCGCCATATCACTGGGCCTCTTCGACAACTTCGTCGCCTTGCTCGACTCGCCTCCTGATGAGCTCTCGCCGCTGACGGGACGGGAGCTCGTGCATGATCGCGTCCATCGAACCGTGGCCATGGCCGGCACATTCCCCACGGGCACCGAGTTCAACATGGCCTACTCTCCGGCTCTCTCCGCACGGTTCCTCGACGAATGGCCGACGCCCATCGATTTCCTCGGTTACGAGGTTGGAGTGAGCGTCATATCCGGCCGGCACGTCTCGCAGCAGTCGACGTCGGTCGTGGGAGCGTCCTATCGCCACTTCACCGGCGCGGGGCGAGGGCGGGAGAGCTGGGATCCGCTGACGGTGCTGCTCGCCGTGCCGCCGCTACAGCCGATGTTCCGCCTGTCCGCCGCGGGGCGAGTGTCGGTCTCCGCGACGGGCGCAAACGCTTTCGACGCTGATCCGCACGGACGCCATAGATATGCGATCGCCACAGCCGACGACGAGACACTCGCTCGTGCCGTCGACAGCCACCTGAAATGA